From Erigeron canadensis isolate Cc75 chromosome 8, C_canadensis_v1, whole genome shotgun sequence, one genomic window encodes:
- the LOC122578935 gene encoding 1-aminocyclopropane-1-carboxylate oxidase 5-like isoform X1 → MMDCLYAKFFPLKMPIPVIDLSKLNGEEQAKTMAQIANGCEEWGFFQLVNHGIPVELLSKVKRVSSECFKLEREENFYKSSTTVKQLKELIDKKKGEKLENVDWEDVFLLSDDNEWPTNTPGFKETMLEYRKELKKLAEKLMEVMDENLGIPKGYIKKAFNDGEEEKAFFGTKVSHYPPCPHPEMVNGLRAHTDAGGIVLLFQDDEVEGLEILKDGKWIDVQPIPNSIVINTGDQIEVLSNGKYKSVWHRVNAKPNQTRRSIASFYNPSFDATIAPAPQLVGEGNNGEAHGEQGYPQFVFGDYMSIYTEQKFLPKEPRFQAVRAV, encoded by the exons ATGATGGACTGCTTATATGCTAAAT TCTTCCCTTTGAAAATGCCGATCCCGGTTATTGACTTGTCAAAGCTCAACGGTGAAGAGCAAGCGAAAACAATGGCTCAGATagcaaatggatgtgaagaatGGGGATTCTTTCAG ttggTGAATCATGGGATCCCGGTGGAGCTTCTTTCAAAGGTGAAAAGAGTAAGCTCCGAATGCTTTAAGTTGGAGCGGGAAGAAAATTTTTACAAGAGCTCAACAACTGTAAAACAGTTGAAGGAGTTAATTGACaagaaaaagggagaaaaactagaaaatgtCGATTGGGAAGATGTCTTTCTTCTCTCAGACGATAATGAATGGCCAACAAACACTCCTGGATTcaa GGAAACCATGTTGGAATACCGAAAAGAACTGAAGAAACTGGCAGAGAAGTTGATGGAAGTGATGGATGAAAACCTGGGGATACCAAAAGGGTACATTAAGAAGGCATTTAACGACggagaagaagaaaaggcaTTTTTTGGGACGAAAGTGAGCCATTATCCACCTTGTCCTCATCCCGAGATGGTGAATGGGCTACGGGCTCACACTGACGCTGGAGGGATCGTCCTGCTTTTCCAGGACGACGAGGTTGAAGGTCTCGAGATTCTGAAAGACGGTAAATGGATTGATGTTCAACCCATTCCCAATTCTATTGTCATTAATACCGGTGATCAGATAGAAGTACTAAGTAATGGAAAATACAAGAGTGTTTGGCATCGGGTTAATGCTAAGCCCAACCAAACAAGGAGATCAATTGCTTCCTTCTATAATCCCTCATTTGACGCAACCATAGCCCCTGCGCCACAACTAGTTGGAGAAGGAAATAATGGAGAAGCTCACGGTGAACAAGGTTACCCACAGTTCGTGTTTGGTGATTATATGTCTATATACACCGAACAGAAGTTTCTTCCAAAAGAACCAAGGTTTCAAGCCGTGAGGGCCGTCTAA
- the LOC122578935 gene encoding 1-aminocyclopropane-1-carboxylate oxidase 5-like isoform X3 produces MLNKEKLNGEEQAKTMAQIANGCEEWGFFQLVNHGIPVELLSKVKRVSSECFKLEREENFYKSSTTVKQLKELIDKKKGEKLENVDWEDVFLLSDDNEWPTNTPGFKETMLEYRKELKKLAEKLMEVMDENLGIPKGYIKKAFNDGEEEKAFFGTKVSHYPPCPHPEMVNGLRAHTDAGGIVLLFQDDEVEGLEILKDGKWIDVQPIPNSIVINTGDQIEVLSNGKYKSVWHRVNAKPNQTRRSIASFYNPSFDATIAPAPQLVGEGNNGEAHGEQGYPQFVFGDYMSIYTEQKFLPKEPRFQAVRAV; encoded by the exons ATGCTAAAT AAGGAGAAG CTCAACGGTGAAGAGCAAGCGAAAACAATGGCTCAGATagcaaatggatgtgaagaatGGGGATTCTTTCAG ttggTGAATCATGGGATCCCGGTGGAGCTTCTTTCAAAGGTGAAAAGAGTAAGCTCCGAATGCTTTAAGTTGGAGCGGGAAGAAAATTTTTACAAGAGCTCAACAACTGTAAAACAGTTGAAGGAGTTAATTGACaagaaaaagggagaaaaactagaaaatgtCGATTGGGAAGATGTCTTTCTTCTCTCAGACGATAATGAATGGCCAACAAACACTCCTGGATTcaa GGAAACCATGTTGGAATACCGAAAAGAACTGAAGAAACTGGCAGAGAAGTTGATGGAAGTGATGGATGAAAACCTGGGGATACCAAAAGGGTACATTAAGAAGGCATTTAACGACggagaagaagaaaaggcaTTTTTTGGGACGAAAGTGAGCCATTATCCACCTTGTCCTCATCCCGAGATGGTGAATGGGCTACGGGCTCACACTGACGCTGGAGGGATCGTCCTGCTTTTCCAGGACGACGAGGTTGAAGGTCTCGAGATTCTGAAAGACGGTAAATGGATTGATGTTCAACCCATTCCCAATTCTATTGTCATTAATACCGGTGATCAGATAGAAGTACTAAGTAATGGAAAATACAAGAGTGTTTGGCATCGGGTTAATGCTAAGCCCAACCAAACAAGGAGATCAATTGCTTCCTTCTATAATCCCTCATTTGACGCAACCATAGCCCCTGCGCCACAACTAGTTGGAGAAGGAAATAATGGAGAAGCTCACGGTGAACAAGGTTACCCACAGTTCGTGTTTGGTGATTATATGTCTATATACACCGAACAGAAGTTTCTTCCAAAAGAACCAAGGTTTCAAGCCGTGAGGGCCGTCTAA
- the LOC122578935 gene encoding 1-aminocyclopropane-1-carboxylate oxidase 5-like isoform X4 gives MLNLNGEEQAKTMAQIANGCEEWGFFQLVNHGIPVELLSKVKRVSSECFKLEREENFYKSSTTVKQLKELIDKKKGEKLENVDWEDVFLLSDDNEWPTNTPGFKETMLEYRKELKKLAEKLMEVMDENLGIPKGYIKKAFNDGEEEKAFFGTKVSHYPPCPHPEMVNGLRAHTDAGGIVLLFQDDEVEGLEILKDGKWIDVQPIPNSIVINTGDQIEVLSNGKYKSVWHRVNAKPNQTRRSIASFYNPSFDATIAPAPQLVGEGNNGEAHGEQGYPQFVFGDYMSIYTEQKFLPKEPRFQAVRAV, from the exons ATGCTAAAT CTCAACGGTGAAGAGCAAGCGAAAACAATGGCTCAGATagcaaatggatgtgaagaatGGGGATTCTTTCAG ttggTGAATCATGGGATCCCGGTGGAGCTTCTTTCAAAGGTGAAAAGAGTAAGCTCCGAATGCTTTAAGTTGGAGCGGGAAGAAAATTTTTACAAGAGCTCAACAACTGTAAAACAGTTGAAGGAGTTAATTGACaagaaaaagggagaaaaactagaaaatgtCGATTGGGAAGATGTCTTTCTTCTCTCAGACGATAATGAATGGCCAACAAACACTCCTGGATTcaa GGAAACCATGTTGGAATACCGAAAAGAACTGAAGAAACTGGCAGAGAAGTTGATGGAAGTGATGGATGAAAACCTGGGGATACCAAAAGGGTACATTAAGAAGGCATTTAACGACggagaagaagaaaaggcaTTTTTTGGGACGAAAGTGAGCCATTATCCACCTTGTCCTCATCCCGAGATGGTGAATGGGCTACGGGCTCACACTGACGCTGGAGGGATCGTCCTGCTTTTCCAGGACGACGAGGTTGAAGGTCTCGAGATTCTGAAAGACGGTAAATGGATTGATGTTCAACCCATTCCCAATTCTATTGTCATTAATACCGGTGATCAGATAGAAGTACTAAGTAATGGAAAATACAAGAGTGTTTGGCATCGGGTTAATGCTAAGCCCAACCAAACAAGGAGATCAATTGCTTCCTTCTATAATCCCTCATTTGACGCAACCATAGCCCCTGCGCCACAACTAGTTGGAGAAGGAAATAATGGAGAAGCTCACGGTGAACAAGGTTACCCACAGTTCGTGTTTGGTGATTATATGTCTATATACACCGAACAGAAGTTTCTTCCAAAAGAACCAAGGTTTCAAGCCGTGAGGGCCGTCTAA
- the LOC122578935 gene encoding 1-aminocyclopropane-1-carboxylate oxidase 5-like isoform X2, translating to MPIPVIDLSKLNGEEQAKTMAQIANGCEEWGFFQLVNHGIPVELLSKVKRVSSECFKLEREENFYKSSTTVKQLKELIDKKKGEKLENVDWEDVFLLSDDNEWPTNTPGFKETMLEYRKELKKLAEKLMEVMDENLGIPKGYIKKAFNDGEEEKAFFGTKVSHYPPCPHPEMVNGLRAHTDAGGIVLLFQDDEVEGLEILKDGKWIDVQPIPNSIVINTGDQIEVLSNGKYKSVWHRVNAKPNQTRRSIASFYNPSFDATIAPAPQLVGEGNNGEAHGEQGYPQFVFGDYMSIYTEQKFLPKEPRFQAVRAV from the exons ATGCCGATCCCGGTTATTGACTTGTCAAAGCTCAACGGTGAAGAGCAAGCGAAAACAATGGCTCAGATagcaaatggatgtgaagaatGGGGATTCTTTCAG ttggTGAATCATGGGATCCCGGTGGAGCTTCTTTCAAAGGTGAAAAGAGTAAGCTCCGAATGCTTTAAGTTGGAGCGGGAAGAAAATTTTTACAAGAGCTCAACAACTGTAAAACAGTTGAAGGAGTTAATTGACaagaaaaagggagaaaaactagaaaatgtCGATTGGGAAGATGTCTTTCTTCTCTCAGACGATAATGAATGGCCAACAAACACTCCTGGATTcaa GGAAACCATGTTGGAATACCGAAAAGAACTGAAGAAACTGGCAGAGAAGTTGATGGAAGTGATGGATGAAAACCTGGGGATACCAAAAGGGTACATTAAGAAGGCATTTAACGACggagaagaagaaaaggcaTTTTTTGGGACGAAAGTGAGCCATTATCCACCTTGTCCTCATCCCGAGATGGTGAATGGGCTACGGGCTCACACTGACGCTGGAGGGATCGTCCTGCTTTTCCAGGACGACGAGGTTGAAGGTCTCGAGATTCTGAAAGACGGTAAATGGATTGATGTTCAACCCATTCCCAATTCTATTGTCATTAATACCGGTGATCAGATAGAAGTACTAAGTAATGGAAAATACAAGAGTGTTTGGCATCGGGTTAATGCTAAGCCCAACCAAACAAGGAGATCAATTGCTTCCTTCTATAATCCCTCATTTGACGCAACCATAGCCCCTGCGCCACAACTAGTTGGAGAAGGAAATAATGGAGAAGCTCACGGTGAACAAGGTTACCCACAGTTCGTGTTTGGTGATTATATGTCTATATACACCGAACAGAAGTTTCTTCCAAAAGAACCAAGGTTTCAAGCCGTGAGGGCCGTCTAA
- the LOC122578935 gene encoding 1-aminocyclopropane-1-carboxylate oxidase 5-like isoform X5: protein MAQIANGCEEWGFFQLVNHGIPVELLSKVKRVSSECFKLEREENFYKSSTTVKQLKELIDKKKGEKLENVDWEDVFLLSDDNEWPTNTPGFKETMLEYRKELKKLAEKLMEVMDENLGIPKGYIKKAFNDGEEEKAFFGTKVSHYPPCPHPEMVNGLRAHTDAGGIVLLFQDDEVEGLEILKDGKWIDVQPIPNSIVINTGDQIEVLSNGKYKSVWHRVNAKPNQTRRSIASFYNPSFDATIAPAPQLVGEGNNGEAHGEQGYPQFVFGDYMSIYTEQKFLPKEPRFQAVRAV, encoded by the exons ATGGCTCAGATagcaaatggatgtgaagaatGGGGATTCTTTCAG ttggTGAATCATGGGATCCCGGTGGAGCTTCTTTCAAAGGTGAAAAGAGTAAGCTCCGAATGCTTTAAGTTGGAGCGGGAAGAAAATTTTTACAAGAGCTCAACAACTGTAAAACAGTTGAAGGAGTTAATTGACaagaaaaagggagaaaaactagaaaatgtCGATTGGGAAGATGTCTTTCTTCTCTCAGACGATAATGAATGGCCAACAAACACTCCTGGATTcaa GGAAACCATGTTGGAATACCGAAAAGAACTGAAGAAACTGGCAGAGAAGTTGATGGAAGTGATGGATGAAAACCTGGGGATACCAAAAGGGTACATTAAGAAGGCATTTAACGACggagaagaagaaaaggcaTTTTTTGGGACGAAAGTGAGCCATTATCCACCTTGTCCTCATCCCGAGATGGTGAATGGGCTACGGGCTCACACTGACGCTGGAGGGATCGTCCTGCTTTTCCAGGACGACGAGGTTGAAGGTCTCGAGATTCTGAAAGACGGTAAATGGATTGATGTTCAACCCATTCCCAATTCTATTGTCATTAATACCGGTGATCAGATAGAAGTACTAAGTAATGGAAAATACAAGAGTGTTTGGCATCGGGTTAATGCTAAGCCCAACCAAACAAGGAGATCAATTGCTTCCTTCTATAATCCCTCATTTGACGCAACCATAGCCCCTGCGCCACAACTAGTTGGAGAAGGAAATAATGGAGAAGCTCACGGTGAACAAGGTTACCCACAGTTCGTGTTTGGTGATTATATGTCTATATACACCGAACAGAAGTTTCTTCCAAAAGAACCAAGGTTTCAAGCCGTGAGGGCCGTCTAA
- the LOC122578936 gene encoding 1-aminocyclopropane-1-carboxylate oxidase 5-like, with product MPIPVIDLSKLNGEERAKTMAQIANGCEEWGFFQLVNHGIPVELLSKVKRVSSECFKLEREENFYKSSTTVKQLKELIDKKNGEKLENVDWEDVFLLSDDNEWPTNTPGFKETMLEYRKELKKLAEKLMEVMDENLGIPKGYIKKAFNDGEEEKAFFGTKVSHYPPCPHPEMVNGLRAHTDAGGIVLLFQDDEVEGLEILKDGKWIDVQPIPNSIVINTGDQIEVLSNGKYKSVWHRVNAKPNQTRRSIASFYNPSFDATIAPAPQLVGEGNNGEAHGEQGYPQFVFGDYMSIYTEQKFLPKEPRFQAVRAA from the exons ATGCCGATCCCGGTTATTGACTTGTCAAAGCTCAACGGTGAAGAGCGAGCGAAAACAATGGCTCAGATagcaaatggatgtgaagaatGGGGATTCTTTCAG ttggTGAATCATGGGATCCCGGTGGAGCTTCTTTCAAAGGTGAAAAGAGTAAGCTCCGAATGCTTTAAGTTGGAGCGGGAAGAAAATTTTTACAAGAGCTCAACAACTGTAAAACAGTTGAAGGAGTTAATTGACAAGAAAAACGGAGAAAAACTAGAAAACGTCGATTGGGAAGATGTCTTTCTTCTCTCAGACGATAACGAATGGCCAACAAACACTCCTGGATTCAA GGAAACCATGTTGGAATACCGAAAAGAACTGAAGAAACTGGCAGAGAAGTTGATGGAAGTGATGGATGAAAACCTGGGGATACCAAAAGGGTACATTAAGAAGGCATTTAACGACggagaagaagaaaaggcaTTTTTTGGGACGAAAGTGAGCCATTATCCACCTTGTCCTCATCCCGAGATGGTGAATGGGCTACGGGCTCACACTGACGCTGGAGGGATCGTCCTGCTTTTCCAGGACGACGAGGTTGAAGGTCTCGAGATTCTGAAAGACGGTAAATGGATTGATGTTCAACCCATTCCCAATTCTATTGTCATTAATACCGGTGATCAGATAGAAGTACTAAGTAATGGAAAATACAAGAGTGTTTGGCATCGGGTTAATGCTAAGCCCAACCAAACAAGGAGATCAATTGCTTCCTTCTATAATCCCTCATTTGACGCAACCATAGCCCCTGCGCCACAACTAGTTGGAGAAGGAAATAACGGAGAAGCTCACGGTGAACAAGGTTACCCACAGTTCGTGTTTGGTGATTATATGTCTATATACACCGAACAGAAGTTTCTTCCAAAAGAACCAAGGTTTCAAGCCGTGAGGGCCGCCTAA
- the LOC122610572 gene encoding uncharacterized protein LOC122610572, whose protein sequence is MAKSDFRKNEMMFVEVTGEGVKCVEAVKVNGEGLHNLIKGVVGDGKEIRFLLDNWVTCDPLKAKFPLLFNLEKDERVCVNDRFSVDVGKFDGLWQWARRLVNRGELMEIEELNNLLEGITTGNKPDKWLWLGGKDNLMTVRDVKPSLLGNKDFSNGYVVVWCKWIPKKCNLFMWRAAMDRIPTKLALKARDCFSNHLTCVLCGDGGESIDHLFCECGMAARIWHAISSWCNIPPFFIFSIKDLLEFHEILGKNKTKKNALKGIIMISCWYIWKSRNEIIFNNFSVSATEIIQNIKSLGFLWYKVEENIIV, encoded by the exons ATGGCCAAAAGCGACTTTAGAAAGAATGAAATGATGTTTGTGGAAGTTACGGGTGAAGGAG TTAAATGTGTCGAGGCGGTCAAAGTTAATGGTGAGGGCTTGCATAATTTGATCAAAGGGGTGGTTGGAGATGGGAAGGAAATTAGATTTTTGCTTGATAATTGGGTCACCTGCGATCCGCTCAAAGCTAAATTCCCTTTATTGTTCAATTTGGAAAAGGATGAGAGAGTATGTGTGAATGACCGGTTTAGTGTTGATGTTGGAAAATTTGATGGGCTCTGGCAATGGGCCAGACGATTGGTAAACAGAGGGGAACTAATGGAAATTGAAGAGCTGAACAATCTGTTGGAAGGCATCACGACTGGGAACAAACCCGACAAATGGCTCTGGTTGGGTGGAAAGGACAACTTGATGACAGTCAGGGACGTCAAGCCCTCTTTACTCGGGAATAAGGACTTTAGTAACGGGTATGTGGTCGTGTGGTGCAAATGGATCcccaaaaaatgtaatttatttatgtGGAGGGCGGCTATGGATCGTATTCCTACTAAGCTTGCACTTAAAGCTCGTGATTGCTTTTCAAATCACTTGACTTGTGTTCTTTGCGGGGATGGTGGGGAATCTATTGATCATCTTTTTTGTGAATGTGGCATGGCTGCGAGAATTTGGCACGCCATTAGCAGTTGGTGCAATATTCCACCATTTTTTATCTTCAGCATCAAAGATCTCCTTGAGTTCCATGAGATCCTGGGGAAGAACAAAACAAAGAAGAATGCGCTAAAAGGAATTATTATGATCTCCTGTTGGTATATATGGAAGTCGAGAAACgaaattatctttaataactTTAGTGTTAGCGCTACGGAAATTATACAAAACattaagtcattaggttttttATGGTATAAAGTAGAGGAAAACATCATAGTATGA